The proteins below come from a single Macrobrachium rosenbergii isolate ZJJX-2024 chromosome 50, ASM4041242v1, whole genome shotgun sequence genomic window:
- the LOC136832514 gene encoding protein rtoA-like, with amino-acid sequence MVIFQYGPEETRERSLQGAQDRNATSEYPGGSHSRVYDDWHGNFRQRGRSSNPSRALQSTGRTNSTARGSELVLTDEHHSGLEGYGRLVGSSGEPSSHSHFPTAMGSSHFTTGSNNSYNQLDSGSYFNVDSSLENYGKYLGSSLEPGYSGDSNRAESLRNQQDASRSSGYELNGGSLSDFAGLGSYSQTSFESCNFGLSTKQNMEDVEFTDYGGYGGGLF; translated from the coding sequence ATGGTGATTTTCCAATATGGCCCTGAAGAGACGAGAGAGAGGTCTCTCCAGGGGGCCCAGGACAGAAATGCCACCAGTGAATATCCTGGAGGAAGCCATTCCAGAGTTTACGACGACTGGCATGGGAATTTCAGACAAAGAGGGCGTTCCAGTAATCCGTCCAGAGCACTTCAAAGCACCGGGAGGACCAACAGTACAGCTAGAGGCTCTGAACTAGTACTAACTGACGAGCACCATTCTGGCTTAGAGGGTTACGGGAGGCTCGTAGGCTCATCTGGAGAACCCAGCAGTCACAGTCATTTCCCAACTGCCATGGGGAGTTCACACTTTACAACAGGCTCTAATAACTCGTACAATCAGTTAGATTCCGGGTCTTACTTTAACGTAGACAGTAGTCTCGAGAATTACGGAAAGTATCTGGGGTCGTCTCTAGAACCTGGTTATTCTGGGGATTCTAATCGTGCTGAATCATTAAGGAATCAGCAAGACGCGAGCAGAAGCAGCGGGTATGAACTAAACGGCGGGTCCCTCTCAGATTTCGCGGGTTTGGGAAGCTACAGTCAAACTTCCTTCGAGTCTTGCAATTTTGGCCTCTCAACGAAACAAAACATGGAAGACGTTGAGTTCACAGACTACGGAGGTTATGGTGGGGGGTTGTTTTAG